A region of the Microscilla marina ATCC 23134 genome:
TGTATTGGTAACCGAACCTATTGCCAATCTTAAATTTAAGGGTACTTATCACTTCGACGAAGGCTATTATTATTTCCGTAACTTCGAAAACCGGATAATATTTGGAGGAGGGCGTAACCTTGACTTTGAGGGTGAAGCCACCGCAAGTTTTGAGCTGAATCAACAAATAGCCCAGCATCTTCAAGAAAAATTAAGCAGCGTTATTTTACCACAGCAAAACTTTGTAGTGGAGCATACCTGGGCAGGTATTATGGCTTTTGGGCAAAGCGGCAAGCGTCCCATTATGGAAAATGTCTCAGAGAATATAGTCATAGGCACCCGTCTCAATGGTATGGGAATAGCGTTGGGCTCTACCGTCGGAAGTGAGATTGCTACTAAACTAGAGCAATAAAACTACTGTTGTTAGGTAATTATTGGTTATCAGTAACTTAGGATACAATGAGTGGGATTTTTTAGGAAAAAACGCAAACGTTTGTGAATAAAATAGTAGTTTTGCAACAGTTCATTTGTAACTACTAATGGATTTTTTTTTAATAATGAGCCAGCAAGTGAACACTCGACTCCTGAATTATGTTCGAAGTATATAGATTTATATACTTTCAAATATTTAATACAAAATACTATGACAGTTGTTTTAGCTATTGCCGTAATGATTTTATTTGCCGTGCTGATGAGTATCGGCTTGCTAATAAGAGGTAAAGAAATCAAAGGTACTTGTGCTTCACAAAACCCATTGTTGCTAAAAGATGGAGTAGAATGTGGCGTATGTGGAAAGCCAGTGGGAGCTTGCGAAAATGAGACAAAAGATGATCAAGTAGCTACTGCCTGATCAGCTAAATACAGTGTGTTTTATGCATTTTATTTGCATAAAATTACCAAAAGTTATGATACATTGAAATGCTATGGAAGAGGGTGATTTTGAACAAATTAAAACATGATAATTCTTCCACAGCTATATTTATAATTCTAATTTTGTTTAATGACACTCATCAAATCAATTTCTGGTATTAGGGGTACCCTTGGCGGAAAACCTGGAGACACTTTAAGCCCGGTAGATGTAGTAAAATTTGCAGCTGCTTATGGCATCTGGTTAAAAGAAAACTCTGAAAACCATAAAGTGGTAATTGGTCGTGACGCTCGCCCATCGGGCGAAATGATCACAAAATTGGCAGCTTCTACCCTTCAGTCGCTTGGAATAGATGTGGTCGATCTTGAATTGTCTACTACCCCCACTGTAGAAATGGCGGTAGTCATGGAAGAAGCCGGTGGAGGAATCGTTATTACTGCCAGCCATAACCCTATTCAATGGAATGCCCTCAAGTTGTTGAATCACAAAGGTGAGTTTATTTCGGCAGCTGATGGTGAAAAAATACTTGAAATTGCTGACGCAGAAGATTTTGAGTTTGTTGAAACCAAAAAGTTAGGAGACTACAGCGTAAACCGCGAATACATCCACAAACATATTGAGGCGATATTGGAACTACCGTTGGTAGACAAAGCAGCCATTGAAGCTCGCAACTTTAGAATAGCCTTGGATTGTGTAAATTCTACTGGAGGTATAGCAGTTCCTATGTTGTTACACTCTTTGGGTGTAAAAGAAGTAAAGGGCTTGTATTGTGAGCCTAATGGTTTGTTTCCTCATAACCCTGAGCCCATTCCTGAAAACCTTAGGGATATTTCGAGAGAGGTAGAAAATGGCGACTATGACTTGGGTATTGTGGTAGACCCCGACGTAGACCGCTTGGCGCTTGTGTGTGAAGATGGCTCTATGTTTGGCGAAGAGTATACGTTGGTGGCCATTTCAGACTATATATTGTCGCATAATCCAGGGGCTACTGTCTCTAACCTTTCTTCTACCAAAGCCCTCAAAGAACTGACCGAGAAAGCAGGACAAGAGTATCATACATCGGCAGTAGGAGAGGTGAATGTAGTGACCAAAATGAAAGAAGTAGACGCGGTAATAGGGGGTGAAGGCAACGGAGGGATTATTTACCCTGATTTGCACCACGGGCGTGATGCTTTGGTAGGCATTGCCTTGTTTTTGACTCACCTGGCAAAAAGTGAAAAGCCAGTATCTATGTTGAGAGCCAAATACCCTAAATATCAGATCTCAAAGAACAAAATATCTTTGACTCCCGAAATAGACACCTCGGCAATACTCAATGATATTCAGGAAAAATACAAAGCCCACGATGTGATTACCATTGATGGGGTAAAAATAGAGTTTGAGTCGTCTTGGGTACATTTACGCAAGTCCAATACCGAACCTATCATTCGTATTTATGCTGAAGCCGCTTCTATGTCTACCGCTGATAATTTGGCAAATAAGATAATTGACGACATACGTGAAATTGTAACAGCAAAAGACAATTCATAATTGCGATAAATACAGTTTATACAAAATATACATTACCCAACTTGCAAAGGTTGGGTAATTTTTTTTACCTTTTTTTTCTTGAAATCATCCAAAAAATATCCGTAATTTTGAAAAAAAAGGTTATTTGAAATAAAAAAAGTATAAAATAACCTATGAAGGAACATCTCCTTTATGAAGAACTGCTTACAGCATTTAAGGAAAGATATATTTTTTGTTATGAGTATGAGCGTTTATTTTGACAATGCCGCAACTACCCCATTGGCTCCTGAAGTATTGGATGCTATGGTGCCCTACATGAAAGAACACTTTGGCAACCCCTCGTCTATACATTCGCATGGGCGTAAAACTAAATCCGCCATTGAGAAGGCAAGAAAAAAAGTGGCTGATTTACTGAATACTTCTCCTTCTGAAATATTTTTTACTTCTGGTGGCACCGAAGCCGACAACTTTGCCATTAAGCGTAGCATAGATACATTTAATCTTACACACGCTATTAGCTCTCCACTAGAGCACCACGCCGTTTTGCATACCCTGGAACACTTGCAAAAGATAGGTAAAGTTAAGCTCAGTATGGTCAATACTGACGGTAAAGGAAACATTGATTATGACCACCTACGCGATCTTTTGCAAGGCAATAGCCGTAGCTTGGTATCGTTGATGCACGGCAACAATGAGGTGGGTAACCTGACCGACATGGAGCGTATTGGTGAACTATGCAAAGAGTATCAGGCATTGTACCATTCAGACACGGTGCAAACAATGGGACACTATGTACATGATTTACAAAAGCTTAATGTTGACTTTGTGGTAGGCTCAGCCCATAAGTTTCACGGACCCAAAGGGGTGGGCTTTTTGTATGTAAATGCTGATGCCAAGATTAAACCTATGATATATGGGGGAGCCCAGGAACGTAATATGCGAGGTGGTACCGAAAACCTTT
Encoded here:
- the glmM gene encoding phosphoglucosamine mutase; the protein is MTLIKSISGIRGTLGGKPGDTLSPVDVVKFAAAYGIWLKENSENHKVVIGRDARPSGEMITKLAASTLQSLGIDVVDLELSTTPTVEMAVVMEEAGGGIVITASHNPIQWNALKLLNHKGEFISAADGEKILEIADAEDFEFVETKKLGDYSVNREYIHKHIEAILELPLVDKAAIEARNFRIALDCVNSTGGIAVPMLLHSLGVKEVKGLYCEPNGLFPHNPEPIPENLRDISREVENGDYDLGIVVDPDVDRLALVCEDGSMFGEEYTLVAISDYILSHNPGATVSNLSSTKALKELTEKAGQEYHTSAVGEVNVVTKMKEVDAVIGGEGNGGIIYPDLHHGRDALVGIALFLTHLAKSEKPVSMLRAKYPKYQISKNKISLTPEIDTSAILNDIQEKYKAHDVITIDGVKIEFESSWVHLRKSNTEPIIRIYAEAASMSTADNLANKIIDDIREIVTAKDNS
- a CDS encoding cysteine desulfurase family protein, with the protein product MSVYFDNAATTPLAPEVLDAMVPYMKEHFGNPSSIHSHGRKTKSAIEKARKKVADLLNTSPSEIFFTSGGTEADNFAIKRSIDTFNLTHAISSPLEHHAVLHTLEHLQKIGKVKLSMVNTDGKGNIDYDHLRDLLQGNSRSLVSLMHGNNEVGNLTDMERIGELCKEYQALYHSDTVQTMGHYVHDLQKLNVDFVVGSAHKFHGPKGVGFLYVNADAKIKPMIYGGAQERNMRGGTENLYGIIGLAKALELAYEEMNEHRTSIEQVKLYMIEQLKHKIAGVDFNGESGNLDKSLYTVLNVCLPPTDNADMLLFNLDIHQISASGGSACSSGSDVGSHVLRALDRPKDRGAVRFSFSRYNTKEEVDYVVEKLAEMYTVSDLS